Proteins encoded by one window of Chryseobacterium aquaeductus:
- a CDS encoding alkaline phosphatase PhoX, whose protein sequence is MKTKLFSIAALAFMMSTAFQAQTTIFGQGSSWKYNDNDVALVSTWKDANYDTSAWPSGNGPLGYGDPVTTSFVSGVDTAYLTKDFTVNLADLTDTMEFGVRRDDGIIVYLNGQEVIRNNMPAGAVSHSTFSVDIIDGSAETTFNVFSILKNKFVQGNNRISIELHNRSASSSDLTIDAYLKTVVPVVPPAPITCTGTHISCFTSIVPTSQTSKLIIPAEHRFQMILKEGDAYTEGGGFVGGLNDFTGYVPKTASSTNGYLSVNHETNPGGVTMAEINYNATTKLWALTKSRGVSFSAPSLVQTIRNCSGGVTPWRTIVTAEESVTANDTNADGYKDYGWLVEIDPATAQVISHNPGGTKDKLWQMGIMNHENVVVNNAGTIAYYGEDGGTNLVYKYVMDTPNNLTSGNLYVLHLDQPLSSGNPTGTTATWVQVPNKVQADQNNTQALALSLGGTAFNGVEDVEISPLDGKIYFVAKGLNKVYRLQDNGMTASQVEVFAGGATTQYSFNTAQGIKTETWGDGNDNLTFDELGNLWVLQDGGKNYIWVISPDHTAANPKVRLFASMPAGSEPTGLTFTPDHKFGFFSIQHPNSTIDTDIDATGNVIDYKGKSATMVVALQQFLGTGAVLGTTETVKETEVTVSPNPTSGLVKINSPKALKNLEVTAYTMDGKIVYSKKFTGSSTTLDLDFTSQLQVSRVLMLNIEAEGFQKTVKILKK, encoded by the coding sequence GTGAAAACAAAACTATTCTCAATTGCAGCTCTCGCATTTATGATGAGCACTGCATTTCAAGCACAAACAACGATTTTTGGTCAAGGTTCGTCTTGGAAATACAATGACAATGACGTAGCTCTTGTTAGTACGTGGAAAGATGCCAACTACGATACATCGGCGTGGCCATCCGGAAATGGACCTTTGGGTTATGGTGATCCTGTAACAACATCTTTCGTTTCTGGTGTAGATACAGCTTATCTTACAAAAGATTTTACGGTAAACTTAGCTGATCTTACCGACACGATGGAATTTGGTGTTAGAAGAGATGACGGAATTATTGTATATCTGAATGGGCAGGAAGTGATAAGAAACAATATGCCTGCAGGTGCTGTTTCTCACAGTACGTTTTCTGTAGACATTATTGATGGTTCTGCCGAAACAACTTTCAATGTTTTTTCAATTCTTAAAAACAAGTTTGTACAAGGCAATAACAGAATTTCAATCGAATTACATAACAGAAGCGCAAGCAGTTCAGATTTAACGATCGATGCGTATCTTAAAACTGTTGTACCAGTAGTTCCTCCTGCACCTATTACTTGTACAGGTACACACATAAGCTGTTTCACATCTATTGTTCCTACTTCACAAACTTCAAAACTGATCATTCCGGCAGAGCATAGATTTCAGATGATTTTGAAAGAAGGTGATGCATATACAGAAGGTGGTGGATTTGTAGGAGGTCTTAACGATTTTACAGGCTATGTACCAAAAACGGCAAGCAGTACAAACGGATATCTGTCTGTAAATCACGAAACCAATCCTGGTGGAGTTACAATGGCAGAGATTAATTATAATGCAACAACAAAACTTTGGGCTTTAACTAAATCTAGAGGTGTAAGTTTCTCTGCACCGAGTTTGGTTCAGACCATCAGAAACTGTTCTGGCGGTGTTACACCTTGGAGAACTATCGTAACAGCAGAAGAATCTGTAACAGCAAATGATACCAATGCGGATGGTTACAAAGATTACGGATGGTTGGTAGAAATCGATCCTGCAACTGCACAGGTGATCTCGCATAATCCTGGCGGAACAAAAGATAAGCTTTGGCAGATGGGAATCATGAATCATGAAAATGTAGTGGTAAACAATGCAGGAACAATCGCTTATTATGGTGAAGATGGCGGTACAAATCTGGTTTACAAATATGTGATGGATACTCCGAATAATCTTACGTCTGGTAATCTTTATGTTTTACATCTTGATCAGCCTTTGTCTAGCGGAAATCCTACAGGCACAACAGCAACTTGGGTTCAGGTTCCTAATAAAGTACAGGCAGATCAAAATAATACTCAGGCACTCGCACTTTCTTTAGGTGGTACTGCTTTCAACGGTGTTGAAGATGTAGAAATCAGTCCGCTAGACGGCAAAATATACTTCGTAGCAAAAGGTCTAAATAAAGTATACCGTTTGCAGGATAATGGCATGACGGCTTCACAGGTAGAAGTTTTCGCTGGTGGTGCTACAACGCAATATTCTTTCAATACAGCTCAAGGTATAAAAACTGAGACTTGGGGAGATGGTAACGATAACCTTACATTTGACGAACTAGGAAATCTTTGGGTACTTCAGGATGGTGGAAAAAATTACATTTGGGTAATTTCACCAGATCATACTGCTGCAAATCCTAAAGTAAGATTATTCGCTTCTATGCCTGCGGGATCTGAGCCTACTGGTCTTACATTCACACCAGATCACAAATTTGGTTTCTTCTCAATTCAGCATCCAAATTCAACCATCGATACAGATATTGATGCAACAGGAAATGTGATTGATTACAAAGGAAAATCTGCAACAATGGTAGTAGCTCTACAGCAGTTTTTGGGTACAGGAGCAGTTTTGGGAACTACAGAAACTGTAAAAGAAACAGAAGTTACCGTTTCTCCTAATCCTACATCGGGATTGGTAAAAATCAACTCTCCCAAAGCTTTGAAAAATCTTGAAGTGACAGCATACACTATGGATGGTAAAATTGTTTACAGCAAGAAATTTACTGGCAGCAGTACCACTTTAGATTTAGATTTTACATCTCAACTTCAGGTTTCAAGAGTATTGATGCTAAACATCGAAGCTGAAGGATTCCAAAAAACCGTGA
- a CDS encoding cytochrome-c peroxidase, whose protein sequence is MSFNPVDKGSETENSFVAKGLLNFKNNLEVLKTDVYQFKDDKISAEQLQNSLRNARNSYKEIEFFVAYHYPEFSKTHLNAAPLFRIEAAGTSAYTLPPEGLQVLDELIFSEEISEQKDKIIEITDFLYNNYNNFYLSSLKNGLSKGNNKTLPLRIELIRIYTLGLTGFDTPGSLNISEEATFALKGMKNYINDDLYFKNYNTQKANNIIDESISYLSKNNDFETLDRIVFYKKYIQPLYKELGYWDGNTDDLKEFSGWNVANKNFFDSDFLDPYFYTILKESEDNDDLKALGKQIFYDQNLSDNGKMSCASCHLPENAFTDLKTKSLSNVEGKTVLRNSPSLYNAVFAKRFFYDMRAFYLEQQAEHVIYNNDEFNTSYESIIKKMKTKPEYKSAFRKAFKKGGIDKQNFSKALSSYVASLYSFDSDFDQFMRNEKEISEDAKKGFNLFMGKANCATCHFAPHFSGLVPPFFNENESEVLGVTKKPIKNLPLEIDSDQGRIKSNVKKENSWIYENSFKTMTVRNIALTKPYFHNGAFNTLEEALNFYNEGGAEGLGLKINNQTLPADQLNLSDSEIKQIIAFLNSLTDISKTKNK, encoded by the coding sequence ATGTCATTCAATCCGGTTGATAAAGGTTCTGAAACTGAGAACAGTTTTGTTGCAAAAGGTTTGTTGAATTTCAAAAATAATCTTGAAGTTTTAAAAACAGATGTTTATCAATTTAAAGATGATAAAATAAGTGCAGAACAGCTTCAGAACTCGTTAAGAAATGCCAGAAATTCTTACAAAGAAATAGAATTTTTCGTTGCCTATCATTATCCCGAATTTTCTAAAACACATCTCAATGCTGCTCCGTTGTTCAGAATTGAAGCTGCCGGAACTTCAGCCTACACACTTCCGCCAGAAGGTTTGCAAGTCTTGGATGAATTGATTTTTTCAGAAGAAATCTCAGAACAGAAAGATAAAATCATCGAAATCACAGATTTTCTGTACAATAATTACAATAATTTCTATTTGAGCTCACTTAAAAATGGCTTGAGTAAAGGAAATAACAAAACATTGCCTTTAAGAATTGAATTGATCAGAATTTACACTTTAGGATTAACGGGTTTTGACACTCCAGGTTCGCTGAATATTTCGGAAGAAGCCACTTTCGCATTGAAGGGAATGAAAAATTACATCAATGATGATCTGTATTTTAAAAATTATAATACACAAAAGGCAAACAATATCATTGATGAAAGCATCAGCTATTTGTCAAAAAACAATGATTTTGAAACTTTAGACCGAATCGTATTTTATAAGAAATATATTCAGCCTTTATACAAAGAACTAGGATATTGGGACGGAAATACAGACGACTTAAAAGAATTTTCTGGTTGGAACGTCGCCAACAAAAATTTTTTCGACAGCGATTTTTTAGATCCTTATTTTTATACAATTTTAAAAGAGTCTGAAGATAACGACGATTTGAAAGCGTTGGGAAAACAGATTTTTTATGACCAAAATCTCAGCGACAACGGAAAAATGAGTTGTGCCTCTTGCCATCTTCCGGAAAATGCTTTTACGGATCTTAAAACAAAATCTTTAAGTAATGTAGAAGGCAAAACGGTTCTCAGAAATTCACCATCGCTCTACAATGCTGTTTTCGCCAAAAGATTTTTCTATGATATGCGAGCTTTCTATCTGGAACAGCAAGCCGAACATGTGATTTACAACAATGATGAGTTTAATACAAGCTACGAAAGCATCATCAAAAAAATGAAAACAAAACCTGAATACAAAAGTGCTTTCCGTAAAGCATTTAAAAAAGGTGGTATTGATAAGCAAAATTTTTCTAAAGCATTGAGTTCTTACGTTGCATCATTGTATTCTTTCGATAGTGACTTTGATCAATTTATGCGAAACGAAAAAGAAATTTCTGAAGATGCCAAAAAAGGTTTTAACCTCTTCATGGGAAAAGCCAATTGTGCAACGTGTCATTTTGCACCTCACTTTTCAGGATTAGTTCCACCGTTTTTTAATGAAAATGAATCTGAAGTTTTAGGTGTCACAAAAAAACCAATCAAAAACTTACCATTAGAAATAGATTCTGACCAAGGAAGAATAAAAAGCAATGTAAAAAAAGAAAACTCCTGGATTTACGAAAATTCTTTTAAAACCATGACGGTAAGAAATATTGCTCTCACGAAACCATACTTTCATAATGGAGCTTTCAATACTTTGGAAGAGGCTCTGAATTTTTATAATGAAGGTGGAGCAGAAGGTTTAGGTTTAAAAATCAATAATCAAACGCTGCCTGCTGATCAATTGAACTTGAGTGACTCAGAGATTAAGCAAATTATTGCATTTCTTAATTCTTTGACAGACATCAGCAAAACGAAAAATAAATAA
- a CDS encoding nucleoside phosphorylase, protein MLNKLTASELILNEDGSVYHLNLLPQDIAEKIILVGDPDRVPKVSKYFDKVEIKKNKREFYTHTGTLRGERISVMSTGIGTENIDIVMNELDALVNIDLQKKEFKSEKKSLELFRMGTCGSVNPEVQIDNMLVTQNVVGLDGLMNFYQDYSFENEFSKNFLEKFPYEKIKPMLYFSEWSEELGEVFKDAKYHGNTATFPGFYAPQGRELRLKALDDQFLETLNDLGITNFEMETSAIYAFSKLLGHRAITVNNVIANRRRGEFSKNHHQSEKNLIEWVLERVI, encoded by the coding sequence ATGTTAAATAAACTTACAGCTTCAGAGCTTATCCTGAATGAAGACGGAAGCGTGTATCATTTAAATCTTCTACCCCAAGATATTGCAGAGAAAATTATTCTGGTGGGAGATCCCGATCGTGTACCGAAGGTTTCAAAATATTTTGACAAAGTAGAAATCAAAAAAAATAAAAGAGAATTTTACACGCATACAGGAACCTTGCGTGGCGAAAGAATTTCTGTGATGTCAACCGGAATTGGAACAGAAAACATCGATATCGTGATGAATGAGCTTGATGCTTTGGTGAATATTGACCTTCAGAAAAAAGAATTTAAATCTGAAAAAAAATCGCTGGAACTTTTCAGAATGGGAACTTGTGGAAGCGTGAATCCTGAAGTGCAAATTGATAATATGCTCGTTACGCAAAATGTAGTGGGTCTTGACGGTTTAATGAATTTTTATCAGGATTACAGTTTTGAAAATGAATTTTCAAAAAATTTCTTAGAGAAATTCCCTTACGAAAAAATAAAACCGATGCTTTACTTCTCTGAATGGTCGGAAGAACTGGGCGAAGTTTTTAAGGATGCAAAATATCATGGCAACACGGCAACTTTTCCTGGATTTTACGCGCCGCAGGGAAGAGAACTTCGTTTGAAGGCACTTGATGATCAATTTCTTGAAACATTGAACGATCTGGGAATCACCAATTTCGAAATGGAAACTTCAGCAATTTATGCATTCTCTAAACTTCTGGGTCATAGAGCCATTACCGTTAACAACGTAATTGCCAACAGAAGGCGTGGAGAATTTTCTAAAAACCATCACCAATCTGAAAAGAATTTGATTGAGTGGGTTTTGGAAAGAGTGATTTAA